A DNA window from Methylobacterium sp. NMS14P contains the following coding sequences:
- a CDS encoding class I SAM-dependent methyltransferase, with amino-acid sequence MDALIDSVREHYSPSNLTARIIGLLADLGPGEQRLTVEQLAPLDQFHTRGLAATSDLAGLAGIDGQTEVLDLGSGLGGPARYLAATFGCQVVGIDLSPEFVEAAAYLAQRCGLADRVTFKLGSALDLPVSDEAFDVVFLQHVAMNISDRDRLYGEAHRVLRPGGRLAIYDVVMREGELHYPVPWASDISTSFVFSADATQDALKRTGFEVLHWHDDTAKALSWFSAAAAQPTQGPSLATILGSEFPGRAANLVRNIREGHAGVLSAILKRDPSFEASRGNALRE; translated from the coding sequence ATGGATGCGCTCATCGATTCGGTCAGGGAGCACTACAGCCCCTCCAATCTGACAGCGCGCATCATAGGATTGCTAGCCGATCTCGGCCCAGGCGAGCAGCGTCTGACCGTCGAGCAGCTTGCTCCGCTCGACCAGTTCCACACGCGCGGCCTCGCAGCTACGTCCGACTTGGCGGGGCTTGCGGGCATCGACGGGCAGACGGAGGTCCTGGATCTGGGATCCGGCCTCGGCGGTCCCGCCCGCTACCTGGCGGCGACGTTTGGGTGCCAAGTCGTCGGTATCGACCTCAGTCCGGAATTCGTCGAGGCCGCGGCCTACCTGGCCCAACGATGCGGCTTGGCTGATCGCGTGACGTTCAAGCTCGGGAGCGCCCTCGACCTCCCCGTCTCGGACGAGGCTTTCGACGTCGTGTTCTTGCAGCACGTCGCGATGAACATATCGGATCGCGACCGGCTCTACGGGGAGGCGCACCGCGTACTCCGGCCGGGTGGCCGCCTGGCCATCTATGACGTGGTGATGCGCGAAGGGGAACTGCATTACCCCGTACCTTGGGCATCGGATATCTCGACGAGCTTCGTGTTCAGTGCCGATGCCACGCAGGATGCCTTAAAGCGAACCGGCTTCGAGGTTCTCCATTGGCACGACGACACGGCAAAGGCCTTGTCATGGTTCTCTGCGGCGGCGGCGCAGCCCACTCAGGGTCCTTCCCTGGCAACCATCCTCGGATCCGAGTTCCCAGGCAGGGCCGCCAACCTCGTTCGAAATATTCGCGAGGGTCATGCGGGCGTTCTCTCGGCCATCCTTAAGCGTGACCCAAGCTTCGAGGCATCCCGAGGCAACGCACTTCGCGAATAG
- a CDS encoding PAS domain S-box protein: MNQVTRPARIEEDGRLAALVAFDILDTPPERGFDDIVNLARRICAAPVALVSLVDRDRQWFKARAGFPSCETDLDRSVCKFVLAEPGVLQIPDLTRDARTRANPLVTGEPRLRFYAGAPLRTPEGQVLGSLCVIDHVPRPGGLSPEQVADLEALARQVMDQLLLRRSLSDRDRAGRQGEAVAVTLAGVAAAGGDLHESFRAVLAGAMRAVPAAEAGTVEIREGDSLVYRAVTESLATHLGLRVPLRGSLAGACYREGVPLLVPDVLSDDRVEPELAERLHQRSCMLVPVRRGGVVVGVLKLQSSRPEAFAEADLQVLGVLAGSVASGLAEAGERAANRAAALTEYRRRAVFDSAQDYAIILLDLDGQITDWNAGATRILGWRPEEMCGETADAFFTPEDRRDGIPAMEMQSALETGTGVDERWHLRRDGERFWANGEMMVLRDEAGAAIGFVKMLRDRTEQKEAAARLQESQDRYRLAARATNDAIWDWNLATNHVLWNEALTEAYGHAPETVEPTGEWWIAHIHPDDRARIDASIHAVIDGQGTTWTDEYRFRRADGSYAHVLDRGHVMRDAEGRACRMIGAMLDLSARKRAEDAMRESERRLGLERGLLEAIFRQAPVGISIAGAEDGMPSSLNAKAEEILGHGIGSEGDARYVSYGAMHPDGRRYEAVEYPTLRALRKGETVRGEEMRYRNAETGELRLLEVSSGPVRDDEGAIQAAVTVLVDVGDQRRADAETRRLAALVEQSQDFIGLAAPDGSVDFVNEAGRRLIGLPDLAAARAMPIVDYFVPEERARVLDEVLPAVERDGFWEGELNFRHVVTGAAVPVLYNLFPVRDADGRKLGYGTVTRDLTEQKRARQALQASEATLRAVLDTVPVGILFAEAPSGRIVAGNRRLEEIFRHPILPSPDADSYGEWVAFHEDGRPVAPEEYPLSRLIREGVEHAEMRCEYQRGDGTRLWIEIAGAPMRDDAGAVVGAVVAVADIDTRRRAEERQDLLNQELSHRMKNLLAMVQAIAASTLRGATDMDAAREVLGSRLVALGKAHDVLLGGAAESASLAAVVREGVGVQESAGRRVAFEGPDVEIGGKAALSLALALHELTTNAVKYGALSVPGGKVAVTASLVGPEDAPRLRIAWTERGGPPVVPPSRKGFGSRLIERGLTAQVNANLSLDYRPEGVVCVVEASLADFQAVA, translated from the coding sequence GTGAACCAGGTCACGCGTCCCGCCCGGATCGAGGAGGATGGGCGGCTCGCCGCGCTCGTCGCCTTCGACATCCTCGACACGCCGCCCGAGCGCGGCTTCGACGACATCGTCAACCTCGCGCGCCGCATCTGCGCCGCGCCGGTGGCCCTCGTCAGCCTGGTCGACCGCGACCGTCAGTGGTTCAAGGCGCGCGCAGGCTTCCCATCCTGCGAGACCGACCTCGACCGCTCGGTGTGCAAGTTCGTCCTGGCCGAACCGGGCGTCCTGCAGATCCCGGACCTTACGCGCGACGCGCGCACCCGCGCCAACCCGCTGGTGACCGGCGAGCCGCGTCTGCGCTTCTACGCTGGCGCGCCCCTTCGCACGCCCGAGGGGCAGGTGCTCGGCAGCCTGTGCGTGATCGACCATGTCCCGCGCCCGGGGGGGCTTTCTCCGGAACAGGTTGCGGACCTGGAGGCGCTCGCCCGCCAGGTCATGGACCAGCTCCTGCTGCGCCGTTCGCTGTCGGACCGCGACCGCGCCGGGCGCCAGGGGGAGGCTGTCGCCGTGACCCTGGCCGGGGTCGCGGCGGCGGGCGGCGACCTCCACGAGAGCTTCCGGGCGGTGCTTGCGGGTGCGATGCGCGCCGTCCCCGCCGCCGAGGCCGGCACGGTCGAGATCCGCGAGGGGGATTCCCTGGTCTATCGCGCCGTCACGGAGAGCCTCGCGACGCATCTCGGCCTTCGCGTCCCGCTTCGGGGAAGCCTCGCGGGTGCTTGCTACCGGGAAGGCGTCCCGCTTCTCGTCCCCGACGTCCTAAGCGATGACCGGGTCGAGCCCGAACTGGCCGAGCGGCTTCACCAGCGCTCGTGCATGCTGGTGCCCGTCCGCCGCGGCGGTGTCGTGGTCGGCGTCCTGAAGCTGCAATCGAGCCGCCCAGAAGCGTTCGCGGAGGCGGATCTGCAGGTGCTCGGCGTCCTCGCTGGCTCCGTCGCCTCCGGCCTTGCAGAGGCCGGCGAGCGCGCCGCTAACCGAGCGGCCGCCCTGACCGAGTACAGGCGCCGGGCGGTGTTCGACAGCGCACAGGACTACGCCATCATCCTGCTCGACCTCGACGGCCAGATCACGGACTGGAACGCGGGCGCGACCCGCATCCTCGGCTGGCGTCCCGAGGAGATGTGCGGCGAGACCGCCGACGCCTTCTTCACCCCCGAGGACCGGCGCGACGGCATCCCGGCCATGGAGATGCAGTCGGCCTTGGAGACGGGCACCGGCGTCGACGAACGCTGGCACCTGCGCCGCGACGGCGAGCGGTTCTGGGCCAACGGCGAGATGATGGTGCTGCGCGACGAGGCCGGCGCGGCCATCGGCTTCGTCAAGATGCTGCGCGACCGGACGGAGCAGAAGGAGGCCGCCGCACGCCTCCAGGAAAGCCAGGATCGTTACCGGCTGGCGGCCCGGGCGACGAACGACGCGATCTGGGACTGGAACCTCGCCACCAACCACGTCCTGTGGAACGAGGCCCTGACGGAGGCCTACGGCCATGCACCCGAGACGGTCGAGCCGACCGGCGAGTGGTGGATTGCCCATATTCACCCCGACGACCGTGCCCGCATTGACGCATCGATCCACGCGGTCATCGACGGCCAGGGCACAACCTGGACGGACGAGTACCGATTCCGCCGCGCGGACGGGTCCTACGCGCACGTGCTCGACCGCGGCCACGTCATGCGCGACGCCGAGGGCCGGGCCTGCCGCATGATCGGCGCCATGCTCGACCTGAGCGCGCGCAAGCGGGCCGAGGATGCCATGCGCGAGAGCGAGCGCCGCCTCGGGCTTGAGCGCGGCCTGCTGGAGGCGATCTTTCGCCAGGCCCCGGTCGGCATCTCCATCGCCGGGGCAGAGGACGGCATGCCGTCGTCACTGAACGCTAAGGCAGAGGAGATCCTCGGCCACGGGATCGGGTCGGAGGGTGACGCCCGCTACGTCTCCTACGGTGCCATGCACCCGGACGGGCGTCGGTACGAGGCGGTGGAGTACCCGACCCTTCGCGCCCTGCGGAAGGGTGAGACGGTGCGCGGCGAGGAGATGCGCTACCGCAACGCCGAGACGGGCGAGCTGCGCCTCCTGGAGGTGTCGAGCGGACCCGTGCGTGACGACGAGGGCGCGATCCAGGCCGCGGTGACCGTGCTGGTAGACGTCGGGGACCAGCGCCGGGCCGATGCCGAGACGCGCCGGCTCGCCGCCCTGGTCGAGCAGAGCCAGGACTTCATCGGCCTCGCGGCGCCCGACGGGAGCGTCGACTTCGTCAACGAGGCCGGCCGACGCCTCATCGGCCTGCCCGACCTCGCCGCGGCCAGGGCCATGCCCATCGTAGACTACTTCGTGCCGGAGGAGCGCGCGCGCGTCCTCGACGAGGTGCTGCCGGCGGTCGAGCGGGACGGCTTCTGGGAGGGCGAGCTGAACTTCCGGCACGTGGTCACGGGGGCCGCGGTCCCGGTCCTGTACAACCTCTTCCCCGTGCGCGACGCCGACGGGCGCAAGCTCGGCTACGGCACCGTCACGCGCGACCTCACGGAACAGAAGCGGGCGCGCCAGGCCCTGCAAGCCAGCGAGGCGACGCTGCGCGCCGTGCTCGACACGGTACCGGTTGGCATCCTGTTCGCGGAGGCACCCTCCGGTCGCATCGTCGCCGGCAACCGGCGGCTGGAGGAGATCTTCCGCCATCCGATACTGCCGTCGCCCGACGCCGACAGCTACGGCGAATGGGTCGCCTTCCACGAGGACGGCCGCCCGGTCGCTCCGGAGGAGTACCCGCTCAGCCGCCTCATCCGGGAAGGTGTCGAGCACGCGGAGATGCGCTGCGAGTACCAACGCGGTGACGGCACCCGGCTCTGGATCGAGATCGCGGGTGCGCCGATGCGCGACGACGCCGGCGCGGTGGTTGGCGCTGTCGTGGCGGTCGCCGACATCGACACCCGCCGCCGGGCCGAGGAACGGCAGGACCTGCTCAATCAGGAGCTCTCGCACCGCATGAAGAACCTGCTGGCGATGGTGCAGGCCATCGCCGCCTCGACGCTCCGCGGCGCCACCGACATGGACGCGGCGCGCGAGGTCCTTGGCAGCCGGCTGGTCGCGCTCGGCAAGGCGCACGACGTGCTTCTCGGGGGCGCTGCCGAGAGCGCCTCCCTGGCGGCGGTGGTGCGGGAGGGCGTCGGCGTCCAGGAATCGGCCGGCCGGCGCGTCGCGTTCGAGGGTCCGGACGTCGAGATCGGCGGCAAGGCCGCGCTTTCCCTTGCCCTGGCACTGCACGAGCTGACCACGAACGCGGTCAAGTACGGCGCGCTGTCGGTGCCCGGCGGCAAGGTCGCCGTGACGGCCTCGCTGGTCGGGCCTGAAGACGCGCCGCGCCTGCGCATCGCCTGGACCGAGCGCGGCGGCCCGCCGGTCGTGCCGCCATCGCGAAAGGGGTTCGGGTCGCGTTTGATCGAGCGCGGTCTGACGGCGCAGGTCAACGCCAACCTCTCGCTCGATTACCGCCCGGAGGGAGTGGTCTGCGTGGTTGAGGCGTCGTTGGCCGACTTCCAGGCGGTCGCTTGA
- a CDS encoding Crp/Fnr family transcriptional regulator, which yields MNIRPSSAIDGNLLLEALDADDRALLAPHAERREVRRGDVLFRAGDDVSHVTFPAHHCVVTLVVPLMDGKSVETATVGREGAMGGVVSQGYLPAFGQAVVQVGGPVIRIDAARLSEAKHASKGIRDLFVRYADCLLAQVLQSVACNAAHTIERRCLRWLLTLQDRIGTPELPVTHELLADMLGVRRAYLTEVLGRMQREGLITIGHGRITLPDRARAEAGSCECHAAVRRHFEEVMGAVYAPGGRIVAVDVGDPERLRPPSALVKDATP from the coding sequence GTGAACATCCGACCCTCGTCCGCCATCGACGGCAACCTGCTGCTCGAAGCCCTCGATGCCGACGATCGCGCACTGCTGGCGCCGCACGCCGAGCGCCGCGAGGTCCGTCGCGGTGACGTGCTGTTCCGTGCCGGTGACGACGTCAGCCACGTCACCTTCCCCGCGCACCACTGCGTCGTCACCCTGGTGGTGCCCCTCATGGACGGGAAGTCGGTCGAGACCGCCACGGTCGGTCGCGAGGGCGCCATGGGCGGCGTCGTCAGCCAGGGCTACCTCCCGGCCTTCGGACAGGCCGTCGTCCAGGTCGGCGGGCCGGTCATCCGGATCGACGCCGCGCGCCTGTCCGAAGCCAAGCACGCGTCGAAGGGCATCCGCGACCTGTTCGTGCGCTACGCCGACTGCCTGCTCGCCCAGGTGCTCCAGTCGGTCGCCTGCAATGCCGCCCACACCATCGAGCGGCGCTGCCTGCGCTGGCTCCTGACCCTGCAGGACCGGATCGGCACGCCCGAACTGCCGGTCACGCACGAACTCCTGGCCGACATGCTCGGCGTGCGCCGCGCCTACCTGACCGAGGTTCTCGGGCGCATGCAGCGCGAAGGCCTGATCACCATCGGCCACGGACGCATCACCCTCCCGGACAGGGCCCGCGCGGAAGCCGGCTCGTGCGAGTGCCACGCCGCGGTGCGGCGCCACTTCGAGGAAGTGATGGGTGCCGTATATGCGCCCGGCGGCCGCATCGTCGCCGTCGATGTCGGCGACCCGGAGCGGCTGCGGCCCCCGTCCGCGCTCGTGAAGGACGCGACCCCGTGA
- a CDS encoding glutathione S-transferase family protein, translating into MITLYTWSTPNGRKIPIMLEECGLPYTVVPVNIGKDEQFAPDFLKVSPNNKIPAIVDDEAEGGPLSVSESGAILTYLAEKTGRFLAPAGPARYEALEWLHWQMGGFGPMLGQLGFFAVRSDEKAPLAVKRFTDEADRLLHVMDKRLGEGPYLAGADYSIADIADIACYAWTLAATSFLKEPLKDTLGGIPNVHAWLARVGERPAVKRGMEVPKT; encoded by the coding sequence ATGATCACGCTCTACACATGGTCGACCCCGAACGGCCGCAAGATCCCGATCATGCTGGAGGAGTGCGGGCTGCCGTACACGGTCGTGCCGGTGAACATCGGCAAGGACGAGCAGTTCGCCCCCGATTTCCTGAAGGTCTCGCCCAACAACAAGATACCCGCCATCGTCGACGACGAAGCCGAGGGCGGGCCGTTGTCCGTATCCGAGAGCGGGGCGATCCTCACCTACCTCGCCGAGAAGACCGGTCGATTCCTCGCCCCGGCCGGCCCCGCTCGATACGAGGCCCTGGAGTGGCTGCACTGGCAAATGGGAGGCTTCGGCCCGATGCTGGGGCAGCTGGGGTTCTTCGCGGTGCGATCCGACGAGAAGGCACCGCTGGCCGTCAAGCGCTTCACCGACGAGGCCGACCGCCTGCTGCACGTCATGGACAAGCGCCTCGGCGAAGGGCCGTACCTCGCGGGTGCGGACTACTCCATCGCCGACATCGCCGACATCGCCTGCTACGCCTGGACGCTGGCGGCCACGTCGTTCCTGAAGGAGCCGCTCAAGGACACGCTCGGCGGCATTCCGAACGTCCATGCGTGGCTCGCTCGGGTCGGCGAGCGGCCAGCCGTGAAGCGCGGCATGGAGGTCCCGAAGACCTGA
- a CDS encoding SCP2 sterol-binding domain-containing protein: MSRLEEHPTVVRVRRNEPPPVPVPLDREWLRTLCLEAGADDVGFVSIDRPELAGEKPHILEAFPKARTLISLVTRLHREAVRSPARSIGNLEFHRNAHAINEVAHRVAAALENKGVPALHPAAGFPMEMDRFPGRIWVVSHKPVAVAAGLGQVGIHRSVIHPVFGSFINLATVLVAAEVTTETKPIDYNPCLSCKLCVAACPVGAIEPDGYFNFSACLTHNYREFMGGFTDWVEGIADAKSGLAVREKFAGSEQASLWQSLSFGANYKAAYCIAACPAGEDVIGPYLDDRVGFARDVVKPLQAKVEPVYVVPGSDAEEHVRKRYPSKTVRRVGNGVRPQNIASLLVGMRLTFQRNKARELDAVYHFRFTGAEKRDVTITLRRRDLTIEDGLKGNANLVVQADSEAWLQFVRKERGLPGLLLSRKLRVKGSPKLLVAFGKCFP, from the coding sequence ATGTCTCGACTCGAAGAGCACCCCACCGTCGTTCGGGTTCGTCGAAACGAACCGCCTCCTGTGCCGGTCCCGTTGGATCGGGAGTGGCTACGAACACTCTGCCTTGAGGCGGGCGCCGACGACGTCGGCTTTGTCTCCATCGACCGTCCGGAACTCGCTGGTGAGAAGCCTCACATCCTTGAAGCTTTCCCCAAGGCGCGGACGCTGATCAGCCTTGTGACACGGCTACACCGCGAGGCCGTCCGCTCGCCAGCGCGATCAATCGGGAACCTGGAATTTCACCGCAACGCGCATGCAATCAACGAGGTCGCGCACCGGGTGGCCGCCGCATTGGAAAACAAGGGCGTCCCGGCCCTACATCCGGCAGCCGGCTTCCCGATGGAGATGGACCGTTTCCCGGGCCGGATCTGGGTCGTCTCGCATAAGCCCGTTGCGGTCGCGGCGGGACTTGGGCAGGTGGGGATCCACCGCAGCGTCATTCACCCGGTCTTCGGTAGCTTCATCAACCTGGCGACCGTTCTCGTGGCAGCGGAGGTCACGACCGAGACCAAACCGATCGACTACAATCCGTGCCTCTCGTGCAAGCTGTGCGTCGCCGCCTGCCCGGTCGGCGCCATCGAACCGGACGGCTACTTCAACTTCTCGGCCTGCCTGACCCACAACTACCGAGAGTTCATGGGGGGCTTCACCGACTGGGTCGAGGGCATCGCCGATGCCAAGAGCGGCCTGGCCGTCCGCGAAAAATTCGCCGGGTCGGAGCAAGCCTCCCTATGGCAGAGCCTGTCCTTCGGGGCGAACTACAAGGCCGCCTACTGCATCGCCGCCTGCCCGGCGGGGGAAGACGTCATCGGGCCCTACCTCGATGACCGAGTCGGCTTCGCCCGCGACGTCGTCAAGCCTTTGCAAGCCAAGGTGGAGCCTGTCTACGTTGTGCCGGGCTCGGATGCCGAAGAGCATGTCCGGAAGCGTTACCCTTCCAAGACAGTGAGGCGGGTGGGAAACGGCGTCAGACCGCAGAACATCGCGAGCTTGCTGGTCGGGATGCGCTTGACCTTTCAACGCAACAAGGCCCGCGAATTGGACGCGGTCTACCACTTCCGCTTCACGGGAGCGGAGAAGCGCGACGTGACCATCACCTTGCGCCGCCGTGACCTCACCATAGAGGATGGCCTCAAAGGCAACGCCAACCTCGTCGTTCAGGCAGACAGCGAAGCCTGGCTGCAGTTCGTACGCAAGGAACGCGGACTTCCCGGCCTGCTGCTATCGCGCAAGCTGCGCGTCAAAGGTTCACCGAAGCTCCTCGTCGCCTTTGGCAAGTGCTTCCCATGA